The following coding sequences lie in one Deinococcus malanensis genomic window:
- a CDS encoding SDR family oxidoreductase, giving the protein MTALPKRAPVVSAHCAALCAAGAAPIRAGEPGYSTKLDRDRDGIGGKCPPGRSVVRRTVMAGWRHAHTLDSALQNQRTITLACDGPAVIVRFDGQTVVVTGAAHGFGRAISLAFAVRGARVWACDVNEAGLRETEALAVQEGASLQVRTVDVSNRRAVQALVQEASGGERVDVLVNNAGGVLGQVGRPVEEISQDDWHALFRVNVDGAFYFSQAVAPIMKARGAGRIVNISSGAGVGVSLTGVQAYASAKAAQIGLTRQLAHELGAWGITVNSVAPGFVRSNPTTERQWESYGEDGQRRLIENIALKRLGSPEDIAHAVLFFASEYAGWVTGQVLSVDGGK; this is encoded by the coding sequence TTGACTGCGCTACCGAAGCGGGCGCCGGTCGTGTCCGCGCACTGTGCCGCGCTGTGTGCGGCCGGGGCTGCGCCGATCCGGGCCGGGGAGCCCGGGTACAGCACGAAGCTGGACCGCGACCGTGACGGTATCGGCGGCAAGTGCCCGCCAGGCAGGAGTGTCGTTCGGCGAACGGTGATGGCAGGATGGCGGCATGCCCATACCCTTGACTCCGCCCTGCAGAATCAACGGACCATCACCCTCGCTTGCGATGGTCCGGCCGTGATCGTCCGCTTCGATGGCCAGACCGTCGTCGTAACCGGTGCGGCGCATGGCTTCGGTCGAGCCATCAGCCTGGCGTTTGCGGTCAGGGGTGCGAGGGTCTGGGCCTGTGACGTGAACGAAGCTGGGCTACGGGAAACGGAAGCCCTGGCGGTTCAAGAAGGCGCTTCGTTGCAGGTTCGCACGGTGGATGTCTCCAACCGGCGGGCGGTGCAGGCCCTGGTTCAGGAGGCTTCAGGGGGAGAGCGGGTGGATGTACTGGTGAATAACGCGGGTGGCGTGCTTGGTCAGGTGGGCCGGCCAGTGGAGGAAATCAGTCAGGACGACTGGCACGCGCTGTTCCGAGTAAACGTGGACGGCGCGTTTTATTTCAGTCAGGCGGTCGCGCCGATCATGAAGGCGCGGGGTGCTGGGCGCATCGTGAACATCAGCAGCGGGGCGGGGGTGGGCGTGAGTCTGACAGGCGTTCAGGCGTACGCGAGCGCGAAGGCCGCGCAGATTGGTCTGACCCGGCAGCTGGCCCACGAACTCGGCGCATGGGGCATCACGGTGAACAGCGTCGCGCCCGGGTTCGTGCGGAGCAACCCCACCACCGAGCGGCAGTGGGAAAGTTACGGCGAGGACGGGCAACGCCGCTTGATCGAGAACATCGCCTTGAAGCGCCTCGGCAGTCCGGAGGACATCGCTCACGCGGTCCTGTTCTTCGCGTCCGAGTATGCCGGCTGGGTGACCGGTCAGGTGCTCAGCGTGGATGGAGGCAAATGA
- a CDS encoding sensor histidine kinase: protein MKLQPETPWQAMRRAWNSLAADLYKTMLGLVLLTSLTVFVILSYAWSAFMDEVQRQTQQLLTARFQLSPSQLDPLLMQARQLSGTSLDVDQIRSLFVFGLVLLFTVLSLLAWWSARRFARPLTHLSAAANRLTSGDFTARAALSRSLTRRSDETARLLRDFNVMAASLERLEHERRYSVAAIAHELRTPVTVLRGRLEAVRDGVLPAHPQELDKLIGHADLLSELIEDLQLLSLAEAGELRLELGPVEMQDVLIRLHADHLPTAQAQGVDLLLELCPEPVMVTGDRRRLQQVVHNLLTNALRHTPPHGTVWIKLEVEAGAVHIEIHNTGTGFTAEALNRAFERFYSGPDRERGRGGSGLGLAISKSLIEVHGGCMRLFNTETGAGVQITLNPLAGDEGPAGARPRF, encoded by the coding sequence ATGAAGCTGCAGCCTGAGACGCCCTGGCAAGCCATGCGGCGCGCTTGGAACTCGCTGGCCGCAGACCTCTACAAAACCATGCTGGGGTTGGTGCTGCTGACCTCGCTGACCGTGTTCGTCATTCTCAGTTACGCCTGGTCAGCTTTTATGGATGAGGTGCAGCGTCAGACCCAGCAGTTGCTGACGGCCCGGTTTCAGCTGTCCCCCAGTCAACTTGACCCCCTGTTGATGCAGGCGAGACAGCTGTCTGGGACCAGCCTAGATGTGGATCAGATCCGGTCCCTGTTCGTGTTCGGCTTGGTGCTGCTCTTCACCGTGCTGTCCCTGCTCGCGTGGTGGTCGGCCCGGCGTTTTGCTCGCCCTTTGACACATCTCTCCGCTGCCGCGAACCGGCTGACTTCTGGGGACTTCACGGCCCGCGCCGCGTTGAGCCGCAGTCTGACCCGGCGCAGCGACGAAACAGCGAGGCTCCTGAGAGATTTTAACGTCATGGCCGCATCCCTAGAGCGGCTGGAGCATGAACGGCGCTATAGCGTGGCTGCCATTGCCCACGAACTCCGCACGCCAGTGACGGTGCTGCGCGGGCGGCTGGAAGCTGTGCGGGACGGCGTGTTGCCGGCTCACCCGCAGGAACTGGACAAATTGATCGGTCATGCCGACCTGCTGTCCGAGCTGATTGAGGATTTGCAGCTTCTCTCGCTGGCTGAAGCGGGCGAATTGCGGCTCGAACTTGGGCCAGTGGAGATGCAGGATGTCCTGATCCGTCTGCACGCCGATCACCTGCCGACGGCCCAGGCACAGGGCGTCGATCTTCTCCTGGAACTCTGTCCCGAACCGGTCATGGTGACCGGTGACCGGCGCCGGTTGCAGCAGGTCGTCCATAACCTGCTGACCAACGCCCTGCGCCACACGCCCCCGCACGGCACGGTCTGGATCAAGCTTGAGGTGGAAGCGGGGGCCGTCCACATCGAGATTCACAACACAGGCACAGGGTTCACCGCAGAAGCCCTGAATCGGGCGTTCGAACGGTTTTACAGCGGCCCTGACCGGGAACGCGGGCGCGGCGGAAGTGGGCTGGGGCTGGCCATCTCGAAATCATTGATCGAAGTTCACGGCGGGTGCATGAGGCTGTTCAACACCGAAACTGGAGCGGGGGTGCAGA
- a CDS encoding DUF6326 family protein, giving the protein MTRHVPINSTLKDPQIPVQAKLTAAWASFMFLYIYVDILNFYKPGVVDGILVGLIWKFDISSTLLTIFLVSVSIPAMMVWLSMTLPARVNRPTNLVVASLLIPYSMFNAAGATWEWAAFYGISIGLEVLLLAFILRSAWTWPRTSSPLTPA; this is encoded by the coding sequence ATGACACGACATGTCCCCATCAATAGCACTTTGAAGGACCCGCAGATCCCGGTGCAAGCCAAGCTCACGGCAGCCTGGGCCAGCTTCATGTTCCTCTACATCTACGTCGACATCTTAAATTTCTACAAGCCCGGCGTCGTCGACGGCATCCTGGTTGGCCTCATCTGGAAGTTCGACATCAGCTCGACGTTGTTGACCATTTTCCTCGTGTCTGTGTCGATCCCGGCCATGATGGTGTGGCTCTCCATGACGCTGCCCGCCCGGGTGAACCGCCCCACGAACCTCGTCGTTGCATCGCTCCTCATCCCCTACTCGATGTTCAACGCAGCAGGGGCGACCTGGGAGTGGGCCGCCTTCTACGGCATCTCCATCGGACTCGAGGTGCTGCTTCTGGCCTTCATCCTGCGCTCCGCCTGGACCTGGCCCCGCACGTCCTCACCATTGACGCCGGCGTAG
- a CDS encoding Type 1 glutamine amidotransferase-like domain-containing protein, producing the protein MSEFDGVYIGGGNTFRLLHLLREHSLDAALKRYAFGGGAVYGGSAGAILMGSDILSCAHDDADVIGLQSTTALNFLGGHDVWCHYQPEQHAQVQAYADLHQRPVYALPARGGLVVHSGQIEFGGFEPGVTVRP; encoded by the coding sequence TTGAGTGAATTCGACGGGGTCTATATCGGTGGCGGAAATACCTTCAGACTGTTGCACCTGCTCCGCGAGCATTCTCTCGACGCTGCCCTGAAGCGGTATGCCTTTGGCGGCGGAGCTGTGTATGGCGGCAGCGCCGGAGCCATCCTGATGGGGTCTGACATTCTGTCCTGCGCGCACGATGATGCTGATGTCATCGGCCTGCAGAGCACGACTGCCCTGAACTTCCTAGGTGGTCATGACGTCTGGTGTCATTACCAGCCTGAGCAGCACGCACAGGTTCAGGCGTATGCGGACCTTCATCAGCGCCCGGTATATGCCCTTCCCGCACGGGGCGGTCTCGTCGTTCACAGCGGGCAGATTGAGTTCGGTGGGTTTGAGCCTGGAGTGACTGTCCGGCCGTGA
- a CDS encoding NUDIX domain-containing protein: MRALGFIRGGGRTSCSGAGAWILRDVRGAQHEPEFDVVALPKGGVEPGESALQAAVREIRVDRMTEHAACAG; the protein is encoded by the coding sequence TTGAGGGCTCTGGGGTTCATCAGAGGAGGCGGAAGGACATCCTGCAGTGGTGCTGGAGCCTGGATCCTCCGGGATGTCCGGGGCGCACAGCATGAACCTGAGTTCGACGTCGTGGCACTCCCGAAGGGTGGTGTCGAACCTGGGGAGAGCGCTCTGCAGGCGGCCGTGCGGGAAATCAGGGTGGATCGCATGACTGAACACGCTGCATGTGCAGGGTGA
- a CDS encoding response regulator transcription factor, translated as MNPGQLVLIVEDEPDIAELLEVYLRREQFRTERASTGSAAVQLHRTARPDLVLLDVNLPEFDGFEVLRLIRETAGTPVIMVTAFAEDLDTLLGLKMGADDYVVKPFSPLEVVARVKAVLRRAGTQTTGQPLRLSGVELDPLAVRVRVLGQRLDVTMTEYRLLEHLLRHRGRVCSRAELLEVALPDSDALERVIDTHLWNLRRKLEGAGQPNIIQTVRGVGFRLADE; from the coding sequence GTGAACCCAGGCCAACTCGTATTGATCGTGGAAGACGAGCCGGATATTGCCGAGTTGCTGGAGGTGTACCTGCGCCGCGAGCAGTTCCGCACTGAACGGGCCAGTACCGGCTCAGCGGCCGTGCAACTGCATCGCACGGCCCGGCCTGATCTGGTCTTGCTGGATGTCAATCTGCCCGAATTTGACGGCTTTGAAGTGCTGCGGCTCATCCGGGAGACGGCAGGAACACCCGTCATCATGGTCACGGCGTTCGCGGAAGACTTGGACACGCTTCTGGGCCTCAAAATGGGCGCGGACGACTATGTGGTCAAGCCCTTTAGCCCCCTGGAGGTGGTTGCCCGCGTCAAAGCGGTGCTGCGCCGTGCCGGAACACAGACCACCGGGCAACCGCTTCGGTTAAGCGGGGTCGAACTCGATCCGTTGGCCGTGCGGGTGCGGGTTCTTGGTCAGCGCCTCGACGTGACCATGACCGAGTACCGCTTGCTGGAACACCTGCTGCGGCACCGGGGCCGGGTGTGTTCCCGTGCCGAACTGCTCGAAGTGGCCCTGCCCGACTCGGACGCGCTGGAACGGGTAATCGACACCCACCTGTGGAATCTGCGCCGGAAACTGGAGGGCGCGGGCCAGCCCAATATTATTCAGACGGTGCGCGGCGTGGGCTTCCGGCTGGCAGACGAATGA